CGACCGCAGCTCAGGCATCCAAGCTCCACGACCCGCACGGCACCGGATACACCCACCACCAACTGCGCCACTCCGGGCTGACCCACCTGGCAGCCAAGGGCCGCAGCGCTGCCGAACTACAAGGCCAAGTCCCGCCACCGGCACCTCGCCACCCTCGGCATCTACGTCCGCCTTGGCGAGGAAACCTCCGCCCGCATCGCCGCCGAGAACGACGAGCGCCACCGGCGGCACCGGCGCTGATCCCACATCCCCGTACCGGGATCCCGGAAAACGGCCAACCGGCACCCCCGCAGCCCCGCCATCCTGAGCAGCCACCCAGGTACGGGCCTAGATCAACTGCTTAGCGTTGTTTTTGGTCTGGAAACTACGGGCGGGCCATTAGAGCCCTCTCCCGGGCCGCAGGCCGGCCCATCTGCAACAGCGTAAGTCCTTACGCACCTTAACTGACATTATGATGCACTGCTGATATGCCCGCTTTGCCCGGCCTGATTGTCAGATTGTTGTTACCGGTAATTCAGTAATCGGGGTGGGTGCGGTATTTGCATTGATCGGCCGTCCACGCGACACCTACCGTCACGGGACACCGGGACGGTAGGAACGCCCACGGGAACGATCCGATCAGGAGCAGAGCCATGTGGACGCGCTATCCCCGCACCCCACACCTGCCATGGTCGCCCGGCGCCGCCACGGACGACGTCCGGGCCGGTGACCTGACCGGCCTGACCGGACGGGAGGTGGTGGTCACCGAGAAACTCGACGGGGAGAACACCACGCTCTACCCGGACGGGCTGCACGCCCGCTCGCTGGACTCCGGGCACCACCCTTCCCGGGCCTGGGTGAAGGGGCTGCACGAGCGGATCGCCCGCGCCATCCCACCCGGCTGGCGGGTCTGCGGTGAGAACCTGTATGCCCGCCACTCGATCGGCTACGACGCGCTGGCAAGCTGGTTCTACGTCTTCTCCGTCTGGGCCGGCGAGCACTGCCTGGACTGGGACGCCACCGTCCGGTTCACCCGACGGCTGGGCGTACCCGTACCGCCGGTGCTGTGGCGCGGCACGTTCGACGAGCGGGCCCTCCGGACCCTGCGGCTGGACCTCGACCGGCAGGAGGGATACGTCGTCCGGACCGTGGCCGGGTTCACCCGCGCCGATTTCACCGCCCGGGTCGCCAAGTGGGTCCGGCCGGCCCACGTCCAGACCGACACGCACTGGATGAACGCGCCGGTGGTACCGAACGGACGCGGCCCGACCGCACCGCTGTGGGACGTCCGCTCCGGCGCCCCACCGGACCCGCCTGCCCTGTTCGCCAGCCTCGGTCTCGACCCGGCGGACCCGGCCCCGGAGCCCGTAGTGGCGGACGCGGCCGGGCGGCTGGACCTGCTCGGGCGGACCGGGGACCTCCGGCTGGCCGGGGTACTCGCGGCGCTGCTGCACCGGCAGTCCCGCCCAGCCCTGGCCGCCGTGCTCCGCGAGCCACTCGGACTGCCTCTCGCCCGTCGGGTCGCCGACCTGGTCGGGCGGCACACCACCGTGCACCGCCCGTTCCCGGACGAGCAGCGCCGCGCCGGGCTGGTGCGGCTGGCCGGCGCCGCCGACCTGGGCGTACTGCACGCGGTCGCCGGCGCGACCCTCACCGCCCGCAGCGACCCGGACGCCGCCGAAGCCCGCGACCAGGTCGCCTGGTCCATGCTGTACGCCGAGGACGCCGGCCTGCTCGACCCGGCACCACTGTGGCCGCTGCGCACCGGACTGCGTACCGCGCTCGCCGACACCGACCCGGACGTCGCCGACCGGTGCTGGGCGCAGGCCCGCGAGGCGTACGCGGCGGGGCGGATCACCACGCCCGCCGAGGCCACCGCCCTGACCTGGCGCTGGCGTACCGGCGGGTTTCCCCGGCTGGTGTTGATGGTCGGCCCGGCGGGCAGCGGGAAGAGCAGCTTCGCCGCCGGGATACCCGGCGCGACGGCCGTGATCAGCCTGGACGATTTACGCGCCGCCCACGGCCGGCGGGCCGACCAACGCCATAACCCGCAGGTGCTGCGCGACGGGCTGGCGCGGCTGGACACCGCGCTCGCCGCCGGTGGCACCGTGGTGTGGGACGCCACCTCGCTGACCCGCCAACAGCGCCGGTTGGTGCACACCGTCGCCGCCCGACGCGACGCGCTGGTCACCCACGCGGTGCTGGTGGTCGACGAGGAGGAACTGGTCCGGCGCAACACCCGCCGGGCACACGCCGTACCGGCCGGGGTGCTGGCCGGCCAGTGGCGCCGGTTCACCCCGCCGTACCCGGACGAGGCGCACCGCACCTGGTACGTCGGGCCGGACGGCACCGTCGCCGATGTGGCCGGCTCCATCGACGACCCGTTCGAGGACCCGTACCGGGCCGACCTGGCCGTGGAGGCGTGATGCGTACCAGCGAGGAGATCTACCACCGGGTCCGGTGGGACCCCCGGTTCGACCCGGCCCGGTTCGTGCTCGGCGTCCACATGCGCGACCGAGCGCCGAAACGGGTGCCGCTGCCTGTCTTCGTACCCGGCGGTGACATCCCCTGGCACCGGGTGCTGTTCATCGAGGCGGACGGCGAGGTGCTCTGGGACCGGTCGGCCGGGGTGGACCGGATCGACCGGTCCGCGGCGGGCCGGATCCGCGAACCGCGGGTGCTGCGTGATCCGTTCTTCGCCGCGCGGACCCCGCACGCCTGGGACCCCCACGCCGGCTGGACGCCGGCACCCCCACCGGCCCACCCGGGCGGGCCGGCCCAGCTGCGCGTACTGACCTGGAACACGCTGTGGGACCGCTACGACAGCGACCGCATCCACACCGCTCGACGTCGGCCGCTGCTGCTGGCCGCGCTGCGGGCAGCCGACGCCGACGTGATCGCCTTGCAGGAGGTGGAACCGGCGCTGCTGGCCATGCTGCTCGCCGCCGACTGGGTGCGGGACGGGTACACCCTCGGCACCGACCCGCACGGACCGGACGTGTCCGACAGTGGACTGCTGCTGCTCAGTCGACTGCCGGTACGGGAGGCCGGGTGGCACCGGCTCGGCCCGCACAAGGCGGTCGCCGCGCTGACCGTTCCGGTGGCCACCGGAACGCTGGTGATCGCCGCCACCCACCTGAGCAGCGACCACTCCACCGACGGCCCCGGCCGGCGGGTCACCGAACTGTCCCGGCTGGCCGAGGGACTGGCCACCGTGGACACCGACGTGCTGCTGCTCGGCGACTTCAACGACGGCGGGGACCTACCGGCCCGGGCCCTGGGCGGGCGGGACGCCTGGACCGAGGTCCACGGCCCCGACGACCGCACGCCGACGTTCGACCCGGTCGTCAACCCGCTCGCCGCAGTCTCCTCACTCACCGGGCGCACGGCCCGACTGGACCGGGTGCTGCTGCGCGGCCACCGGCTACGGGCCGACGCGGCCGGGCTGCTCGGTACCGTACCCGCCGGACCGGACCGGCTCTTCCCGTCCGACCACTACGGCGTGGCCGCGGAGGTCACCGTCGCCGACCCGGAGCCGGTCGGGGAGGTGCTCGCTGCCGGGTCGACCGCCCGTACCGCACTGGCCTGGCTCCCCCGCCGCACCTGTGGGCGCCGTGGCAGGAGATCCGGCGGACGTACGACCCGCAGGTCGACCGGTGGCCACCGCACGTGAACCTGCTCCACGGGTTCGTCCCCGAGTCGGACTTCGACCGCGCCGTCGAACTGGTCTCCCAGGTGACGGCCGGGATCACTCCGTTCGCCGCCCGGCTCGCCGGAACGCACACGTTCACCCACCGCGACCACACCACGGTGTGGCTGGACCCGGCCGCCGGTGACCCGGCACCGTGGCAGGCGCTGCGCGCCTCTCTGGCCGTCCGGTTCCCCCACTGTCGGGGACGCGCCGACGGGTACACCCCGCACCTGACGCTGGGCCGTACCGGCGAACCGGAGCGGCTGACCGGCGGGCTGGCCGCCCGGCTGACACCGGTGACTGCCCCGGTCGACACGGTGGTACTGCTGTCGCGGCGCGGCGACGGGCCGATGCGTCCACGCGCCACAGTCGCCCTCGGCACCGGCGAGATCCGCTGGCTGCCCGATGTCGTTCCTGACGTGCCCGCCCCACGTGGCGGCCCGGCGTCCCGGGCCGGGGCGCGTACCGGCGGAGCGCCGGCGGAGGCACTCGTTCGACGGATCGCCGACGCGCTTCCGGACGCTGTGGTGATGGTGGCCGGTTCCCGGCGGATGGGCTGCGACCTGCCCGACGCCGACGTGGACCTGGTGGCGGCCCTGCCCGGCACCGTCGATCTCGCCGAGGTGCGGACGCGACTGGCGGCGGCCCTGCCGGAAGCCGACGCCCTGCGGGAGGTGATCGGTGCACGGGTCCCGGGACTACGGCTGCGGGCCGGCGGCCGGAACGTCGACCTGGTCGTGGTGGCCACCGGCGACCTGCCGCCGGGCGAGGCGGTGGCCCGGCGCGCCGAGCTGGGGGAGCCGGCGGCGGTAGCGTTGAGCGCGGTCAGCGACGCGGACGCGGTCCTCGCCGTGGTGGGTGCCGAACGGGACACGTTCGCCCGACTGGCCCGGCAGGTCAAGGCGTGGGCGCGGGCCCGTGGGCTGGACTCCGCGCCGCACGGGTGGCTGCCCGGCCTGGCCTGGGCGGTGCTCGCCGCCCGGACCGTCGCCGACGGCGGACGTGACCTGGTCGACTTCTTCGGCACCTGGGCCGCCTGGGACTGGCGGCAGCCGATCGCCCTCCCCGGCCACCCAGCGGTGCCGGACGGTGCGGTCGCCGTCGCCACCCCCACGTCGCCGGTGCGGTCCTGCACGGGACAGGTCGGCGTCGGAGGCCCCGACCTGCTGACCCAGGAGTTCTACGACGCCTGGGAGATCACGATGACGGACCCCGACCCGTGGCCTCGTCTGCTCACCCCGCCGCCGCTGCATCGGCGGCACGCGGCGTGGGCGGTGCTGACCGTCGGCGCCGTGCCCGACGAGCCGTACCCGGTCACTGCCGGTCGGGTCCGGGGCCGCATCCGCGCCCTGCTGTCCGTCCTGGAGTCGACCGGCAGCCCGGACGTACACGCCTGGCCGTGGCCGTTCGAGACCGCGGCCGGCCTCACCCGACACGCCATCGGTCTGGGTCGCACCCCACCGGACCGGGACCGTTTCCCCCGGCTCACCGCCGACTGGTGCGCCGACCTGCCCGGTGTCCACGTCGGGTGGGCGGCCGGTGGGGCGGTGCCCACCCTGACCGCCCCACCGGCCGCACCGCCGCGGTAGCCGTCGGCGTCGAACCGGGGTTGACGGGCATGGCCCTTCTGCGGAAGGTATCTCACCTCGGTGAGGCGTCCTTGACGAACATGATCCCGTCGGTGCGGGCAAGGTGGGTCGGGTCCAGCGGGGCGTAGCCGAACCAGGGGGACACCCGGAGAGTGGGCGGCACGTCGCCGAGGGCGGCGGCCAGTCGGCGGGCATCCACGACGTACCGGTCCTCCGGGAGCGCGTACAGGAGCCCTTCGATGGTGTCCGGGGGTGGGGTGTCCACATCATGGTGGCGGATCGTGCCGAGGGCCGTGGCCAGGAAGGCGTACTCCTCGCCCAGGTGGGCGCTGACGATCGCCCCGGCGCTCCACCACTCCAGCGGCAGGCCGCCCAGCCGCATGCTGCTCCTGTTCCGCTGGAGATGCCCGTTGTGGGCGTACACCAGGGCCGGGCCCCGCTCGGCGATCGCGAGCAGGTTGGCGGCCATCATCGACGCCCGTACGCCCAGCAGCCACGCCATGCGGCCCGGTGACGTGTCGGCCATCCAGAAGTGGTAGCGCAGCAGCCCGGTCGCGGTACGTCCGTGCAGGCGTGCCCGCTCCCAGTCGTCCGGTGCGGACGCCGCGATCAGGTGCGGGGTATGCGTGTCGAGCAGGGCTGCCAGGTCGTCGGCGAGCAGCCGCAGCTGGGTCGCCTCGGGCGTCTGCCCCACGGACTGGGACGGGTCCATCATCGCGGCGGGATTGGTCCACCGGTCGTCGGCGCCGAGCAGGCGGTCGAGCGTTTCCGCGGTGCAGGGGAGCAGGTCGGCGTCCACCCGGGCGGTCAGGTAGGCGTGTAGTGCGGTGAGGGCCTGCCGGGGGCTCGCGGCGCCGGTGATCTCCAGCGGGCCGTCGAACCCGGCGAAGCGTAGCCGTTCTGACCTGGGCCGCCCGTTGTTGTACGCGCGCATCCAGCGCACCAGCTCGCGGTTGGCCGCGGACGCGCCGAACCCGTGGCTGAAGCCACGCTCCATGGCCTCGTCGAGGGTGCCGGCACCCGAGGTGACGTAGTCGTCGGTGACCAGTCCCATCAGGCAGTCGCTCTCGATCGCGATCGTCCGGTAGCCCTCCTGCTCGACGAGTTGCCGGAAGAGATCGTTTCGCAGATCGAGCAGACCGTCCACGCCGTGGGTGGGCTCACCCATGGCAAGCAGCCGTGGCCGGGCGGGGAGTAACCCCATGACGGTGGCGGCGTCGACGACCTGGGCGGTGTCTCTGATGGCAGCAGTCATACCCTCAACGGTATCGTTGAACCAAACGTTGAGACTTACCCGCGACATTGGCAGGGCGATGCGACGAAACCCTCAAGACGGTAGGCGGCTCCGGCCGGTTGACCTGGCGCGGGAGCACGGCCTGTCCACCCAGGCGGTCAGGAACTACGAAGACGCCGGGATCCTCCCGGCGGCGGAACGTACTCCGCACGGCTACCGCACCTACACGCCGCCGCACGCGCAGGCGCTGCGCGCGTTCCTCGCCCTCGTGGCCGGCCACGGCCACCAGACGGCCACGTCGATCATGCAGGCGGTCAACCGGGGTGACACCGGCCAGGCGCTGCGGCTCATCGACGAAAGTCACGTCCAGCTGCGCGACGACCGTCGTACCCTCCAGGCCGTCGAAGTCGCGCTTCGCGACCTCGATCCGATACGGCCAGAACGCGGTGACACGTTCGTCGGCCCTCTGGCGGGACGGCTCGGCGTCCGCCCCGCCACCCTGCGCAAATGGGAACGCGCCGGCCTGGTCCAACCGCGCCGCGACCCGCAGACCGGCTACCGGGTCTACGGTGCGGCCGACGTGCGCGACGCCCTGCTCGTCCACCAGCTCAGACGAGGTGGCTACCTGCTGGAACAGATCGCCCCGCTGATCGCCCAGATCCGCTCCGCCGGAGGCGTCGCACCTCTGGAATCGACGCTCCACGACTGGCATGCCCGCCTCGCGGCCCGTGGCCGCGCCATGCTCACCGGCGCCGCCGCACTGGACGCCTACCTCGACTGCCGGCCCGCCGTACGGCGGTGACGGGCGCGCCGCGCCCGCGAACCCGGCCCCGACCTGAGAGTCTTTCCGGTATGTCGCGCTCCGACCTGCCGGTGCTGTCCGGCGCCGCCCCGACACCCGCCCTACCCACCGGCCCACTCGACGTCACCGAGGCGTGGCTGGCCAACCGGCGGATGTCCGCGCACACCCGCGACGCCTACCGGCGGGACGTCACCGGCTGGCTCACCTGGTGCGCCAGCCACGACCTCGACCCGCTGCGGGCCACCTTCCTGCACGTCAACGCCTACGGCCGGGACCTGGAATCGACGCCGGCCGCCCGGACCAGCCGGCCACTGACCCCGGCCACGGTGGCCCGTAAGCTCTCCGCCCTGTCCAGCTGGTACGACTTCCTGGTCAAGCTGCGGGCCGTCGAGGCGAACCCGGTCTCCGGCGCCGACCGGCCCCACGTCGACCGGGACCACTCCGCCACCGTCGGGCTCACCCCGCAGGAGGTCGACGCGCTGCTCGCCGCCGCGCAGGCCGCCACCGGCCCGACCGCCGCCCGCAACCGGGCCGTGGTGGCGCTCCTGGCCGACCTGGGGCTACGGGTCGGGGAGTTGGTGTCGTTGAACCTCGACGACCTGGGCGTGGAGCGCGGTCACCGCAGTGTGCGGTTCGTCGGCAAGGGCGGCCGGCAGCGTCGGCGGGCGTTGACCCCCGGCACCGCGTACGCCCTCGACGCGTACCTGACGGCACGCGCGCAGGCGCAGGGCGTGACGGTGGGCGAGCTGACCGGGCCGCTGCTGGTGACCGCCACCGGTGGCCGGCTCGACCGGCACTCGGTGTTCCGGCTGGTCCGTCGGCTCGCCCGGGCCGCAGGGATTCCCGCCTGGGCGCGGCTGTCGCCGCACTCGCTGCGGCACGCGTTCGCCACCACCGCCCGCGCCGAGGGTGTTCCCCTCGAGGACGTGCAGGACGCGATGGGCCACGCCGACCCACGGACCACCCGCCGTTACGACCGGGACCGGCACAACCTCGACCGGGACCCGGCGTACGTGATCTGGGCGGCCCGGTCCCGGCGCGGTCCCGGCTGACCGGCGCTCAGCAGAGCAGGTCCATGTGCTGGTGGGCGTCCACGGCGATGTCCTCGTGCCGCAGCCACCGCCGCGCCCACAGCCGGGCCGCCACGTGGGCGGTCTCGTCACCCCAGGCGGCGTGCTCGACCAGCAGCGCCGCCGTCAACGCGTACGCGCAGCGCAGCGCCACGGCGCGGGCCCCGGCGACCGCCTCGATGCCGCCCGGGTCGGCAGTGACCGCGACGAAGGTGTCCCGGAGTTCCTCGGTGACCGTGGTGAGGGTGTGCGCAAGCGCGGGGGACAGGCCGCGGGCGGTGTCCGCGGCGGCGGCGAGTCGACGTAGCAGCGGCCGGGCGGCGTCCTCCCGGGTGACCGCGCGCAACACGTCCAGGGCGAGCACGTTGGTGGTGCCCTCCCAGATCGGCAGGACCTGCGCGTCACGCAGCAGTCGGGGCACACCGGTGTCCTCCACGTACCCGGCCCCGCCGAACGCCTCGACGTACTCGCTGGCGCAGGCCACGGCGAGCCGCCCGGTGGCCAGTTTCGCCAACGGCGCGACCACCCGCAGTTCGGCGGCGGCGTCCGGGTCGGCGCCGACCTCGACCCGGCCGAGCAGCGTGAACACGTGCCCGGCCAGGACGAACGCGCCGGCGGTGTCCACGCCGAGGGTGCCCAGGGTGGCCCGGTGCAGCGGCGAGTCGACCAGCCGACCACCGGCCACCTGTCGGGCGTCGGCGTAGGCGCGGGCGTAGGTCAGGCCCCGCCGCATCCCAGACGCGGCGGCGGCCGCGTTGTGCAGCCGGGTCACCACCACCAGGGTCATCGCCCGGACCAGGCCGGGCTGCGCCGGGTCACCCAGCGGCAGCGCGTACGCCTCCCGTAAGCCGACCTCGGCGGTGGGCAACGCCCGGGTGCCGAGCTTGTCCTTGAGCCGGTGGATGCGCACCCCCGGCGCGGACCCGGTCGGGTCGCCGCCGCCGGCCAGGGGCGAGTCGGCGGCGTAGCGGGGCACCAGGAACGGGGCGAGGATCCGACTGCCGGGGCCGGCGCCCTCCGGCCGGGCCAGGGCCACCGCCATCGCCGAGTCCACCGCCGAGCAGAACCACTTCTCGCCGGTCAGCCGCCACGAGCCGTCCCCGGCCGGGCGGGCCACCGTGTCGGAGCGGGACAGGTCCGACCCGCCCTGCGCCTCGGTCATCCACTGCCCGCTGGTGACGGCCACGTCCGGGTCGGTGGCGGTCAGCCGGGGCAGCCACGCGTCCCGCACCGACGCGTCGACCTCGGGGCGGGACAGCAGCGCGGCCGCGCCGTCGGCCATCGCCACCGGGCAGGAGAACGTCGCCGACTCGGCCCCGTACAGGTGCAGCAGCGCGTGCTGCACCACCCGCACCGCCGCGCCCCACGTGCCGCGCGCCGACTCCAGGTAGGGCAGGGCGACCACGGCGTGCCGGGCGGCGGCGGCCCGCTGCGTCTGCCAGCCGGGAGAGGTGTCGACCCGGTCGATCCGCGCGCCCCACGGGTCGTAGCGCACCAGCGTGGGCGGGTGCGCCTCGGCGTCGGCGTGCGCGGCCCGCAGCGGGCCGGTCACGTCGGCGGCCAGGTCGGCGAGGCGTCCCTTCGCGGCGGCGTGCCCGGCCGGGCCGAGCTGCCGTTCCAGCCACGACCGCAGCAGCGGGTCACCGGTGTACGGGTCGGCGGGGGCCGGAACGGGCTGCACGAAGCGGACCATGCGTCACTCCTGGCGAGGGGGACCGGGGATGGCGTCGACGGTAGACGATCCCCGGACGCTACGACAGGCGCGAGTTCCTGCGCGGTGGGTGTCGGATTCTCTACCGTTGGTCATCATGTCGTCGGCGTCGTGGTCCCGCCCGCACCGCCCACACCGGCCGGTGCGGGCCGGGCTGCTGGTGGGCGGCGCGCTGCTGGGCCTGTGCCTGGTCGGGGTGGCCGGGGTGGCAGCGTGGAACGTGCAGGTGGTCCGGCAGTCCGACGCGCCGGTCCGGGAAACCGCCGAGGCGTTCCTCACCGAGGTCGCCGCCGGGAACGCCGACCGCGCCTACCGGCGGCTGTGCGCGTCGGCCCGGTCCCGGTGGAGTCCGATCGGGTTCGCCGCGTGGGTGCGTACCCCGCCGGTGGTGACCGGCCACCAGGTCACCGACGTGTCGGTGCGCACCCGCGAGGGCCGGCCCACCGGCACGGTCACCGTACGGCTGACCCGCGACGGGGGCCGCAGCGAACAACGCACCCTGCCGGTGGTGCGGGAGGACGACGACTGGCGGGTCTGCGGCGACCCGTTCTGACCCGCACACCCGGTCAGGCAGGCACCAGGTCGTCGACCCGGCGTCCGTCGCGCAACGTCACCACCCGGTCAGCGACCTCCACCAGCGTCGGGTCGTGGGTGGCCACCAGCGCGGTCATGCCCCGGGCCCGCACCAACGCCCGCAGCAGGTCCATCACCGCCTGACCGGTCTCCGAGTCCAACTGCCCGGTCGGCTCGTCGGCGATCAGCAACGCCGGGTCGTTCGCCAGGGCCCGCGCCAGGGCCACCCGCTGCTGCTGGCCGCCGGACAGCTCGTACGGGCGTTGCCGGGCGTGCCCGCCCAGACCGACCAGTTCCAGCAGCACCGCGACCCGCTGTTCGCGTTCCGCGGCGGGGACCTTCGCCAGCCGCAACGGCAGGCCGACGTTCTCCGCCGCGGACAGGATCGGGATCAGCCCGAACGACTGGAACACGAACCCGACGGTGTCGCGCCGCAACGCCAGCAGGTCCCGCCGGTTCGCGGTGCCCACGTCCCGCCCGGCCACCCGGATCCGTCCGGCGGTGGGCCGGTCCAGGCCACCGACCAGGTTCAACAGGGTCGTCTTGCCCGACCCGGAACGGCCCCGGACAGCCACCAACTCGCCCCGACCGGCGGTGAACGACACGTCCCGCAGGGCGTGCACCACCTGCCCGGCGCCGGGGAACTCGCGGCCGACCCTCTCGACGGTGACCAGGTCCTCGGCGCTCACGGCTCCTCCTTCCGCTCCCCGGCGAAACCGGGGAAAACCTGCACGTGGTCGGGTTCCAAGGTGAGCCGCACCCGGTCACGCAGTGCGAGGGCGTCGACGAACGCGGCCGGCAACTGCATCCGGCCGGTACGGTCGAGCACCGCGTACTCCTCGGTGACCAGTTCCTCGACACCGTCGGCGCCGAGGCGCGCCGAGCGGCGTACCTCGCTGGCGGTGCGGCCGTCGCGGATGGCGACGGTCCGGCGGACCTGGGTAGCCACCGCCTGGTCGTGGGTGACCACCACGACGGTGACGCCCAGTTCGGCGTTGATGGTGCGCAGCGCCGCGAACACCTCCGCGGCGGTGTTCTCGTCGAGTTCCCCGGTCGGCTCGTCGGCGAAGAGCACCTCCGGGTCGTTGGCCACCGCCACCGCGACGGCGCAGCGTTGCTGCTCGCCGCCGCTCATCGCGGCCGGCCGCCGGTCGGCGCAGTGCCCCACCCCGACCAGGTCCAGCAGCTCGGCCGACCGCCGTCGGGCGGCACGGCCCCGCCGGCCAGCCAGCCGCATCGGCAACGCGACGTTCTCCGCCGCGGTCAGGTACGACAGCAGGTTCCGGGTGGTCTGCTGCCACACGAACCCGACGGTGTGCCGCCGGTAGCGCAGCCGTTTCTTCGCCGACATGGTCAGCAGGTCGTATCCGGCGACCCGGGCGATCCCGGCGGTGGGCACGTCCAGCCCGGACAGGATGTTCAGCATGGTCGACTTGCCGGACCCGGACGCGCCGACGATGGCCAGCAACTCCCCCCGGTCGACGACCAGGTCGAGGCCCTGCAACGCGACGACCTCCACCCCGTCGGTCTTGAAGATACGCACCAGCCCGTCGCAGACGATGTGTCCGCGTAGCCGGTCGGCGCCGCCGGCGCGGGCGGCGGCCCGGTCGGCGGCGCGCTGCTGCAACGCCACCAGATCCGGGACGGTGTGGACGACGGTCACAAGGTCTCCTCTCCCCGGCGGAGCGCCTCGGCGGGCCGCGTCCGTCGGTGCACCAGCATCTCCACGGCCAGCCCGGCCGTCAGGCCCACCGCGACCAGCCCCAGCACCGCGCCGACGACCATCGGGTCGAGGTACCAGCCGGCGTCGACGCCGGGGGTGAACGCGGACAGTCCGAGCGTCGGGCCGAGCAGCCACGGCAACGCCACCCCGACGGCGGCGCCGGCGGTCGCGGCGACCCCGACCAGCGGCACGAGTTCGTACAACAGCAGCCGGCGGCCCTGCCCCTCGGACAAGCCGAGGGGGGACAGCCGGGACAGCAGCCGGACGCGGGCCCGCGAGTCGGCGAGCACCGCGAACCCGACCGCGAGGACGGCCAGCGCGCTGCCGCCGACCGCGCCGACGGTGAACGCCAGGGTGAGCACGTCGTTGGCGCCGGTGCGGTCCAGGCCCTCCCGGTAGGTGTCCCGTTCGATCAGTGCGGCCGGCACCTCGGGGGTGCTGACCTCGCTGCCCCGCACCGACGCCTGCCAGCGTCGTTGTCCGTCGTCGGCGACCCGCAGCAGGGCCGCCGGGTCGTGGCTGTCGGCGGCGAGCAGGTACCGGTTGGGGATGATCGGGGTGTGCTGGTACTCGGTCAGCGCCTGCCAGGGCAGCACCACGAACCGCTCCACACCCACGTCGACACCAGGAAACGTGTCCGCGGTCGCGGCCACCCGGAACGGGTACAGCCGGCCCTGCACGTCGGCGGCGGCGCCGCCGTCGAGGTCCGCGGCGACCTGCGGGGACACCACCGCCGGCACGGGCCCGTCACCGCGGGTGGCGGTGCGCAGCACGGCCGGCACGTCGACGTCGACGCCGCTTTCGGCGACGACCCGGGCGAACGCGGGCCCGTCGACCACCATGATCCGGGCGGTGCCGAGGGTGCGGGCCTGCGGGTCGGTGCCGGACAGCAGGGGCCGGTTCGAGTCGACGCGCACCGGGGTGAGGGCGTCGACCCCGGCCAGGTCGGCGAGCCGGCCAGTGGTGTCCGGCGCGAACGCGTACCCGGTGAGCCAGGCGTCGGCAGGCACGCTCAGGTCGGCGGCGGTGTCGCGGGCCCGACCGACGGTGTCGGTGACGACCGCGCTGAACACGCCGGTGCTGACCGCAACGACCAGCACCGCGAGGGGCCCGGTGGTCACCGGCGTACCCCGGCCGGACCGGGCCACCCCCAGGAACAGCACCGCGCCCCGGGCCCGGGCGGCCAGCCGGTCGAGTAGCCGCAGCGGCCCGGGCAGGACCCGCAGGGTGAGCAGGGCCACCGCGGTGGCCAGCAGCACCGGCACCGCCGCGAGGTACCCGTCGACGTCGCCGCCGGACTGTAGGCCCCGTCGACGCAGCAGCACCAGCCCGAGCACCGCCACCAGCGCGACGGTGACCTCGACGGTGAGGCGGCGGGCCGACGGGCGGGCCCCGAGCAGGTCCTGCCGGCCGGCGACGACAGCGAC
The nucleotide sequence above comes from Micromonospora pallida. Encoded proteins:
- a CDS encoding RNA ligase family protein, with the protein product MWTRYPRTPHLPWSPGAATDDVRAGDLTGLTGREVVVTEKLDGENTTLYPDGLHARSLDSGHHPSRAWVKGLHERIARAIPPGWRVCGENLYARHSIGYDALASWFYVFSVWAGEHCLDWDATVRFTRRLGVPVPPVLWRGTFDERALRTLRLDLDRQEGYVVRTVAGFTRADFTARVAKWVRPAHVQTDTHWMNAPVVPNGRGPTAPLWDVRSGAPPDPPALFASLGLDPADPAPEPVVADAAGRLDLLGRTGDLRLAGVLAALLHRQSRPALAAVLREPLGLPLARRVADLVGRHTTVHRPFPDEQRRAGLVRLAGAADLGVLHAVAGATLTARSDPDAAEARDQVAWSMLYAEDAGLLDPAPLWPLRTGLRTALADTDPDVADRCWAQAREAYAAGRITTPAEATALTWRWRTGGFPRLVLMVGPAGSGKSSFAAGIPGATAVISLDDLRAAHGRRADQRHNPQVLRDGLARLDTALAAGGTVVWDATSLTRQQRRLVHTVAARRDALVTHAVLVVDEEELVRRNTRRAHAVPAGVLAGQWRRFTPPYPDEAHRTWYVGPDGTVADVAGSIDDPFEDPYRADLAVEA
- a CDS encoding RNA repair domain-containing protein translates to MRTSEEIYHRVRWDPRFDPARFVLGVHMRDRAPKRVPLPVFVPGGDIPWHRVLFIEADGEVLWDRSAGVDRIDRSAAGRIREPRVLRDPFFAARTPHAWDPHAGWTPAPPPAHPGGPAQLRVLTWNTLWDRYDSDRIHTARRRPLLLAALRAADADVIALQEVEPALLAMLLAADWVRDGYTLGTDPHGPDVSDSGLLLLSRLPVREAGWHRLGPHKAVAALTVPVATGTLVIAATHLSSDHSTDGPGRRVTELSRLAEGLATVDTDVLLLGDFNDGGDLPARALGGRDAWTEVHGPDDRTPTFDPVVNPLAAVSSLTGRTARLDRVLLRGHRLRADAAGLLGTVPAGPDRLFPSDHYGVAAEVTVADPEPVGEVLAAGSTARTALAWLPRRTCGRRGRRSGGRTTRRSTGGHRT
- a CDS encoding poly(A) polymerase: MRRTYDPQVDRWPPHVNLLHGFVPESDFDRAVELVSQVTAGITPFAARLAGTHTFTHRDHTTVWLDPAAGDPAPWQALRASLAVRFPHCRGRADGYTPHLTLGRTGEPERLTGGLAARLTPVTAPVDTVVLLSRRGDGPMRPRATVALGTGEIRWLPDVVPDVPAPRGGPASRAGARTGGAPAEALVRRIADALPDAVVMVAGSRRMGCDLPDADVDLVAALPGTVDLAEVRTRLAAALPEADALREVIGARVPGLRLRAGGRNVDLVVVATGDLPPGEAVARRAELGEPAAVALSAVSDADAVLAVVGAERDTFARLARQVKAWARARGLDSAPHGWLPGLAWAVLAARTVADGGRDLVDFFGTWAAWDWRQPIALPGHPAVPDGAVAVATPTSPVRSCTGQVGVGGPDLLTQEFYDAWEITMTDPDPWPRLLTPPPLHRRHAAWAVLTVGAVPDEPYPVTAGRVRGRIRALLSVLESTGSPDVHAWPWPFETAAGLTRHAIGLGRTPPDRDRFPRLTADWCADLPGVHVGWAAGGAVPTLTAPPAAPPR
- a CDS encoding erythromycin esterase family protein, whose translation is MTAAIRDTAQVVDAATVMGLLPARPRLLAMGEPTHGVDGLLDLRNDLFRQLVEQEGYRTIAIESDCLMGLVTDDYVTSGAGTLDEAMERGFSHGFGASAANRELVRWMRAYNNGRPRSERLRFAGFDGPLEITGAASPRQALTALHAYLTARVDADLLPCTAETLDRLLGADDRWTNPAAMMDPSQSVGQTPEATQLRLLADDLAALLDTHTPHLIAASAPDDWERARLHGRTATGLLRYHFWMADTSPGRMAWLLGVRASMMAANLLAIAERGPALVYAHNGHLQRNRSSMRLGGLPLEWWSAGAIVSAHLGEEYAFLATALGTIRHHDVDTPPPDTIEGLLYALPEDRYVVDARRLAAALGDVPPTLRVSPWFGYAPLDPTHLARTDGIMFVKDASPR